A single genomic interval of Stieleria maiorica harbors:
- a CDS encoding cytochrome c3 family protein, which produces MQRFLFPRWSNPFLLVLGAALGGGGLFAAAVGGLVTDPVTLNIGYEPEQPVPFSHAIHAGQLKLDCRYCHNTVFDAAHAAVPPTATCVNCHSPANDQGQTALAAVHADSVKLKPIHESWKTGKSMQWKRVHNLPEYVYFNHAAHVNSGVSCVSCHGRIDQMEVVYQHEQLSMAWCIECHENPNDHLRPKEFVTKLDWEPPADWDQDAFAEKQRAEQNIHPQRHCAVCHR; this is translated from the coding sequence ATGCAACGTTTTTTGTTTCCACGCTGGTCCAACCCCTTCTTGCTGGTTCTCGGTGCCGCCTTGGGCGGCGGTGGCTTGTTTGCTGCCGCTGTTGGGGGTTTGGTGACCGACCCGGTGACCTTGAACATTGGCTACGAGCCGGAGCAACCGGTGCCGTTCAGCCATGCGATTCACGCCGGCCAGCTGAAATTGGATTGCCGTTACTGTCACAACACCGTCTTTGACGCCGCTCACGCTGCGGTTCCGCCGACGGCGACCTGTGTGAACTGTCACAGCCCGGCCAACGACCAGGGGCAAACCGCGTTGGCGGCCGTGCATGCCGACAGCGTGAAGCTGAAACCGATTCACGAAAGCTGGAAGACCGGCAAGAGCATGCAATGGAAACGCGTGCACAACTTGCCCGAATACGTTTACTTCAATCACGCCGCTCACGTGAATTCCGGCGTCAGTTGTGTCAGCTGCCACGGGCGGATCGACCAGATGGAAGTCGTGTACCAGCACGAGCAGCTTTCCATGGCGTGGTGCATCGAGTGCCACGAAAACCCCAACGATCACCTGCGGCCGAAAGAGTTTGTCACCAAGCTGGACTGGGAGCCGCCGGCGGACTGGGACCAAGACGCGTTTGCCGAAAAACAGCGTGCCGAGCAAAACATCCATCCCCAGCGCCACTGTGCCGTCTGTCACCGATAG
- the folK gene encoding 2-amino-4-hydroxy-6-hydroxymethyldihydropteridine diphosphokinase: MNQPGHPQSLPLPGTRAAKHRPVSQCVISFGSNLGDRRELIASAAKQIASSDLILEGDALKTSRLFETPPIGGPGGQEPFLNAIGVFQTEAPARAVLSMLQQLEHELGRQRRRRWDARSIDLDVVLHGNLVGGNTGLVVPHPRYTARQFVLQPACDVAAHFRDPRFGWTLQEISDHLSAGAASLALVTGRQETRDVLCRRLAGEHGVFIRTEESAIEEGADACGGQRWVSSFLPKLPNRVKPRDREGRPILSGVVSDGLPRLLVRIQKTSSENGWPAPHQMWPGGWRWPEYRLEIDDLDWAVSELASALDSMRCSAHPVTEDGGWW, from the coding sequence ATGAACCAGCCCGGTCACCCCCAGTCGCTTCCCCTGCCCGGCACACGGGCCGCCAAACACCGGCCGGTTTCCCAGTGCGTGATCAGTTTTGGCAGCAACCTCGGGGACCGACGTGAATTGATCGCGTCGGCGGCGAAACAGATCGCTTCATCCGATCTGATTCTGGAAGGCGATGCACTGAAAACCAGTCGGCTGTTTGAAACGCCGCCGATCGGAGGCCCAGGGGGCCAGGAACCCTTTCTCAACGCGATCGGCGTGTTCCAAACCGAGGCCCCGGCGCGGGCCGTGTTGTCGATGCTGCAACAGCTTGAGCACGAACTCGGCCGTCAGCGACGGCGACGCTGGGATGCGCGATCGATCGACTTGGACGTCGTTTTGCATGGCAACTTGGTCGGCGGGAACACCGGCTTGGTCGTCCCGCATCCGCGTTACACCGCGCGGCAATTTGTGTTGCAACCGGCCTGTGATGTCGCGGCACATTTTCGCGATCCGCGATTCGGCTGGACGCTGCAAGAGATCTCCGACCATTTATCGGCCGGCGCGGCTTCGCTGGCGCTGGTGACCGGTCGTCAAGAAACACGGGACGTGCTGTGCCGCCGGTTGGCGGGCGAGCACGGTGTTTTTATTCGGACCGAGGAGTCAGCGATTGAAGAGGGCGCCGACGCGTGCGGCGGGCAGCGTTGGGTCTCCAGCTTTCTGCCAAAGTTGCCCAATCGGGTTAAGCCACGTGATCGCGAAGGCCGACCCATCTTGTCTGGAGTGGTGTCGGACGGCTTGCCCCGGTTGCTGGTTCGGATTCAAAAGACGAGCAGCGAAAATGGATGGCCGGCGCCTCATCAGATGTGGCCTGGTGGTTGGCGCTGGCCGGAGTACCGGCTGGAGATAGACGATTTGGATTGGGCGGTTTCGGAGCTTGCTTCGGCGCTCGATTCGATGCGTTGTTCGGCTCATCCGGTGACCGAGGACGGTGGTTGGTGGTGA
- a CDS encoding arylsulfatase translates to MLLRRFPSPLLLGFALSLLAGGTGWAADRPNVIVVLADDQGWGDLSLHGNPNLSTPNIDSMARDGAHVENFYVCAVCSPTRAEFLTGRYHTRMGVYSTSAGGERFDAGEQTIAEVFRDAGYATAAYGKWHSGMQWPYHPNARGFDDYYGFCSGHWGNYFDPMLEHNGRIVKGKGFIVDDLTDHAMDFVSRSGDQPFFVYLALNTPHSPMQVPQEYWDRFAEKPMVPDPEPENSKRQDVPHTRAAMAMCENIDDNVGRLLAHLKATGKDQNTVVVYFSDNGPNGARFNGGLRGRKGSTYEGGLRSPCLIRYPDKIKPGTVVGSISGAIDLLPTLADFAGIDWKSKQRSGKPLDGLSIAGELAGGGPDAGQQDRVIFSRWRKGVSARTQQYRMHDNGQLYDIQSDRREKSDLANERPEVAQRLGQAINDWKQSYSGTLGEQPRPFPLGHPEAEWTQLPARDATFTGAIKRSNRFPNCTYLLNWKDTESEIRWDVDVLGSGRYEVQLYYVCPQDDVGATIQLSLGDAILTTKITTAVESPLVGAEQDRVERQEGYVRWWQPMTLGTIELSPGRKTLRLKATEVPGSQVAEMRLLMFRKLIHDAAE, encoded by the coding sequence CCGATCGGCCGAACGTGATCGTCGTCTTGGCCGACGACCAGGGCTGGGGCGACTTGAGCCTGCACGGCAACCCGAACTTGTCGACCCCGAACATCGATTCGATGGCCCGCGACGGGGCTCACGTGGAGAACTTTTATGTGTGCGCCGTGTGCTCGCCGACCCGGGCGGAGTTTCTGACCGGCCGGTACCACACGCGGATGGGGGTCTACAGCACGTCGGCCGGCGGAGAGCGTTTTGACGCCGGCGAACAGACGATTGCCGAAGTGTTTCGCGATGCCGGTTACGCGACGGCGGCCTACGGGAAATGGCACAGTGGGATGCAGTGGCCGTACCATCCCAACGCCCGCGGCTTCGACGACTACTACGGCTTTTGCAGCGGGCACTGGGGCAACTACTTCGACCCGATGCTGGAGCACAACGGCCGGATCGTCAAAGGCAAAGGGTTCATCGTCGACGATTTGACCGATCACGCGATGGACTTCGTCAGCCGATCGGGTGACCAGCCGTTCTTTGTCTATCTGGCGCTCAACACACCGCACTCGCCGATGCAAGTCCCGCAAGAGTATTGGGACCGATTCGCCGAAAAGCCGATGGTCCCCGATCCGGAACCGGAAAACAGCAAACGACAAGACGTGCCACACACACGCGCGGCGATGGCGATGTGCGAGAACATCGATGACAACGTCGGTCGCTTGCTGGCCCACCTCAAAGCGACCGGCAAGGACCAGAACACTGTTGTGGTCTACTTCAGCGACAACGGCCCCAACGGCGCGCGATTCAACGGCGGGCTTCGCGGCCGCAAGGGGTCGACGTATGAAGGTGGTCTACGGTCACCGTGCCTGATTCGCTACCCGGACAAGATCAAACCCGGCACGGTCGTCGGATCGATCAGCGGGGCGATCGATCTGCTGCCCACGCTGGCCGATTTCGCGGGGATTGACTGGAAATCGAAGCAGCGGTCCGGAAAACCGCTCGACGGTCTCTCCATCGCCGGCGAGTTGGCCGGTGGCGGACCGGATGCCGGCCAGCAGGACCGCGTGATCTTCAGCCGCTGGCGCAAAGGCGTCTCGGCCCGCACACAACAATACCGGATGCACGACAACGGCCAGTTGTATGACATTCAGTCCGATCGCCGCGAGAAGTCCGACCTTGCGAATGAGCGACCCGAAGTCGCCCAGCGGTTGGGGCAGGCAATCAACGACTGGAAGCAAAGTTATTCCGGCACCCTGGGCGAACAGCCTCGTCCGTTCCCGCTGGGGCATCCGGAGGCCGAGTGGACGCAATTGCCCGCCCGTGACGCCACCTTTACCGGTGCGATCAAACGAAGCAATCGGTTCCCCAACTGCACGTACCTTTTGAATTGGAAGGATACCGAAAGCGAAATCCGCTGGGACGTCGATGTGCTCGGCAGCGGACGCTACGAAGTGCAACTGTATTACGTGTGCCCGCAGGATGATGTGGGGGCAACGATCCAGTTGTCGCTCGGTGACGCCATTTTGACGACGAAGATCACCACGGCGGTGGAAAGTCCGCTGGTCGGTGCCGAGCAGGACCGGGTGGAGCGGCAGGAAGGCTACGTGCGCTGGTGGCAGCCGATGACGCTGGGCACGATCGAATTGAGTCCCGGCAGAAAAACGCTGCGTTTAAAAGCGACCGAGGTGCCCGGTTCCCAAGTCGCCGAGATGCGGTTGTTGATGTTCCGAAAGCTGATTCACGATGCTGCGGAATGA